The Paenibacillus sp. BIC5C1 DNA segment TTATGGGCAGTGAAAATATCGATTATTTCGATGTTGTCGTCCAAAATTGGCGAGCAGCCGGTGGCGATGAAGCAACCCAGGCAGTCAATGACGCCTACGGAAAATAATAATGCGGTTGCCAAGAACGGAGGAATAATGAATGCTGAGAAAATGGAAACAGCAGAGTCCCTACCATCTCATGTTGATCCCGAGCCTGGTCTTGGTCTTCATCTTTAGCTACATCCCTTTTTACGGACTTATTATTGCATTTCAAAAATACAATCCCGGTCTCGGTTTTAACTCTCCATGGGTCGGATGGGATAATTTTTCGCATGTATTTAGTCAGCCGAACTTCGTAAGAACCATCTGGAATACGCTGTATATGTCCGTCTTCAAGATACTCGGCGGCATTATCGTGCCCGTTATTTTCGCATTACTGCTTAACGAGGTACTGCACAGTGGAATCAAACGTACATTTCAAACACTCGTATACATTCCGAACTTTCTTTCTTGGGTCATTATGGCTGGCATCATGCTGGATATACTTAGCTCTGATGGCATTATCAACACATTTCTAGGCGTGTTCGGGATTGCACCTATTTCTTTTCTGGGCACACCGTCCATATTCCCTTGGACCATGATCGTAAGTGATATTTGGAAAGGCTTTGGATTCGGGACGGTTGTATATTTGGCAGCTCTAACCAGTATTGACCCTGGTCTATATGAGGCAGCGGTTATTGATGGAGCTAAACGTTGGAAACAGACCCTCTACATTACTTTACCCCTTCTCATGCCAACGATTGTCTTAATGACTGTGTTGTCACTTGGTAACGTCCTCAACGCCGGATTCGACCAGATCTATAACCTGTATTCCCCTGTCGTGTATCAGACTGGAGATATTATTGATACCTATGTATACCGTCTGGGAATTCAGCAGGCTCAGTATTCGATTGGTACCGCTGTCGGATTATTTAAATCCATCATTTCCAGTGTTCTCGTTGCTGTATCGTACTTCCTGGCCTACAGGGTAGCAGGCTATCGTATCTTTTAAGGAGGAACTACCATTATGATCTATGATAAAAGTGTAAGTAGGCGCTTGTTCCATATCCTAAATTACACGATATTGCTTCTAATCTCCCTTCTATGTATCCTACCATTTATCAACCTGTTGGCTGTTTCATTCAGTAGCAGTTCCGCTGTATCTGCGGGAAGCGTGACGTTCTGGCCAGTTGAATTCACGACTAAGGCTTATGAATTTGCATTAACTGGAGGTTCATTTTTCTCCTCTCTCTGGGTGGCGATCCAACGAACTGTTCTCGGAACGTTTGTGAATCTGGTTCTGATCGTACTCACAGCCTACCCGCTATCCAAATCCAAACAAAAATTGATGGGTCGTAACATCTACATGGGATTCTTCATTGTGACCATGTTATTTAGCGGAGGATTAATTCCTACCTATCTGGTGGTCGTCAAAATGGGATTGATTGATTCGATTTGGTCTCTGATTCTGCCCGGAGCTCTACCCGTGTTTAGTATGATTATTCTTATGAATTTCATTAGAGGTTTGCCAGAGGAGATTGAAGAATCGGCAATTATCGACGGTGCCGGGCCTATACAGGTATTGCTTCGTATTCTACTGCCGCTCCTCAAACCCGCTCTCGCAACGGTCGGTTTGTTCAGTATCGTCGGCCATTGGAATTCATGGTTCGATGGCATTATCTATATGAACAATCCAGCCAATTATCCATTACAAAGCTACCTACAGACCCTGCTGCAAAGCTTTGAGCAAATTATGCTGAAAGCTGGATCAGACTATACTCAATTGTTATCAATGATGAACGCCAGAACTGGGCGCGCCGCTCAAATGTTCTTGGGTGCCATTCCGATTTTACTCGTTTATCCGTTCTTGCAGAAATACTTTACCAAGGGTTTGGTACTTGGTAGCGTCAAAGGGTAATTAAAAGAGCTTGCAGTTAATCCTGCAAGCTCTTTTGGTGTGTTCACCCTATGTAACATAGTTGGAATCGTTCTACTATGGTAAACATATGCATGAATCCATGTTGACTACGTTATTTCTATGATGGCAGGTAACAGAATGGTAAAAGTCGTGCCTTCTCCAATCTGACTAGCCACCTGTATTCCATAAGGCTTGCCGAAATGAAGTTGAATACGCCGCTGCACATTATGCAGGCCGATTCCTGTTCCTTTGTCTGCTTCGAGCTTATCTTCCATAAAGTTCTGAATCGTATGTTGATCCATACCAACGCCATTATCGCAGACTTCGATTACAATATCACTGCCCTGAGGTTGAATCCGAATGCTAATAGCCCCGTCTTCTTCGAATTCAGCCAAACCGTGAAAGATCGCATTCTCCACAATGGGCTGCAGGATCATTTTGGGCATATAATAATCGAGCAGTCTCTCCTCAATTTCATAATTCATCTGAATACAGTCGTAGTACCTGACATTCTGGATCGTCACATAATTCGCTATATTATCGATTTCTTCACGAATCGTTACGAGGGTTCCATCGGATCTTGTTGCATAACGAAGCATCGAGATTAATGCATCTGTCATTTCCACGATTTTGTCGGCCTGCTGCATGGAGGCAATCCATTTCACTGAACCCAGTGTGTTATACAGGAAATGAGGCTTGATCTGGTCGTGAAGCGCACGCATCTCGGCCTTTGCTTTCTCTATTTCTTCCTGCTGCATTCGCTCAACCATAAGCTTCAATTCATGTGACATCTTGTTAAATCGAACCGATAAATGCCCAATCTCATCGCGAGAACGAATATGTTCAACTTGTTCAAACTGCCCCTTCTCGACCAAAGAGATATTGCGCAGCAGCTTCTTGATGGGGGTGGTGATGACATGAGATAGAAAAATCGAAATAATGGCAGCAAAAAGAACCAGAACAATGGACAGTGTCACCAGATTATGCCCTAATATTTTGCCGTCCGCAGTCAGCTCATCCAAAGGCATGTATAAGTATGTAGTCCATTTCTGCTGACTAAGTGGACTGGTCACCACAACATTTAATGATTCGGGTGGACGAACATTGTCCCGGAACAATGTACCGATTAAGCGGTCATTCACGTTATAAACAATTTTGTCATTCTCATCGACGATCATGAACCTGGAACGTAGCCCTTCCTGCAAATTACGATTAACGATTTCGATGAACTTTATATCAATGCTGACGACAATCACGCCAAGCAGTTCTCCGCTAGCCACATCATGAATTTTGCGAGCGTGTGACACTGCCAGAATTTTATTCTTTAATTGCTCATCGATCCGGGTTGTCAATGTGATGGTTCGATCATTATCATGCATGAATTTTTTGAACCACAATTCGTTCGCCACTTTGAAGTCCGGGTCAATAGGCTGGTTAGGACTGACAAACAGATCTTGCCCCCCGTTCAAATTATAGAGGTAGATGGAAAATACGCGATCTTTCATCATGATATAATTCATCAAAATATTGTACGCGGCAATCTCATTTTGTTCATCACCCTCTCGCAGAAAATCCTGGATCGGAAAGCTTCCTTCATGGGTTGCAGATAAATTGTTGCTAAGGCCATTACTGGCAAGCAGCGTGATCTTCTCAATTTCCTTTAGGAACTCGTCGATGCGAATATTCGTCTGCTTGGCCAGATCGGTGAGCAGATTGGTGTAATTTTGTGCCAATAATCGCTCTGAGGAATAATACGAACTAATCGTCATCACAAATACAGGGAGAATGATGACTGTAATACATATCACCATGATTTTGTACTTAATTCGTAAGGGCTGGGCGTGCTTCATATGCTGCACCTCTATTCACGGATCATATTAATCCCTGCTGTTGTTCTCGATATTCCTCAGGAGTAAATCCTACGGATTTTTTGAAAATCTTACTGAAGTACGTGTAATTATGGTAGCCCACCTTGTCAGCGATTTCATATACTCTCAGTTCCCTGCTCAATAGGTAAGCCTTGGCATGTTCAATCCGAACACGTGTCAGGTAGGTGATAAAGTTCTCTCCTTTTTCCTGCTTAAACAATCGACTGAGATACGAAGGGTTGACACTGATCTGGTTAGCTATACTCTGCAACGAAATATCCTCGGCATAATACTTGTCCATCAACTCAATTGCGAGGTCTGTGTAAGAACGTTCCTGCATGATCAGGGAATCGGTTTTAAAGTAATACGCGATATGAGCCAGCATAACTTGGTGAATATCCTCCCAATACTCTCCCTTCAAAACGATTTCGTAAGGCGATCTATCGGTGAATGAAAGCTTGCCTCTTTCAGTAGCCCGTGAGAGATGGGAGTGTATGGTTTCCATCACCCTGATATATTGCTTGCGAATACTGCTCTCATCTGCTCGTTGCACCTCCAAATCAGAGCGGATTTCTTCAAGAAATTCCTCAGCCTTTATGTTGTCTTTACTCACCCATAATTTAAGGAAATCTCGTTCCTGCTCCGGACTGAGCACTCCATTCACTTCTCTCCGAGCTGGAGCTTGAATCACGTCCGCGTAATACAGAATCTGGTTACTGCCTTTAAAGAAACTTTGTTTTAGGGCGAATTCTGCTTCTCGACATGCCTTTCTTATGCCATGAAAACCGGAAACAATTGTACTTACACCCGCTGAGAGTGACAGATTCATAAAATCCTTGATTGAAGACAGAAGCTTATTACATAATTTGTTTAGATCAGCTTGCACAGACTCACTCCCAGGAAGAACATTGACAATAACCCAATATTCAGATGAGCTTTCCACGAAAATCTCTTTCTCCCATTTGGATGGAATGATCTCTTCCATAATATTCAGAATAGAGAATCGAAGTAGTTTTTCCCCCTTCTCGACATATTTCCTCTTCGCGTCCTCGTAATAGTTGACAACAAACTGGATGACGACCAACTTGTCTGATCGTATACGGAAATGCATTTCTTCAGCTTTGGATATCATATCCTTTTCATTTATGAATCCGCTTACAACATCTTGGAAGAAGCTATCTTTTAGATGTCTCAGGCTCTTGAAATAGTCATGTGTCATAAATGGTACGTTAGTCTTAGTGTCACGTTCACTTTTTAATTTCTCTTCAATGGTGGTAAGAAGATCAACTAGAGAGCTTTCTGTAATCTCACTTTTAATCAAGTAGTCTACAGCCCCAAGCTTCAGTGCCTCTTTTACATAAAGGAATTCGTCAAAATTGCTCAGGATGACATATTTGCAGGTTTTCAGCAAACAAGATGCCTCTTGTATGAGCTCTAACCCATCCATGATCGGCATCTTGATATCGGTAATAATTAGATCGGGGGTCACTTCTAGCGCGAGTTCCAACGCTTCCTTCCCGTTCCCCGCTTCTCCGGCAACATAGAAATTGTACTCTTCCCAGTTTAGCATGGAACGAATTCCAACCCGCATGAGCAGTTCATCCTCTACGATCATCAGTTTATACATGAGCATCCTCCAACATGAACCATTTTCACTATTTTACCATTAATCCAATTATTGCAAAGATGTCTAGCCGCCCTATTGATTGTGATTTTTAAGCGTATCACTGTTCAGAAAAGATAATGCCTTAGCATGATCGACGAAACGCAAACCCAAACACCAAAAATACTGATTCCGTATGTTGGAATCAGTACTTTTGGTCAGTACTAATCGTACTTTAATCCGTTCTCACAGGTAACTTACCCTCAGCTTTCCGTTGGCCAACCAGCACTTTGATCCCTGCTGTCGTATTGGGCTCCTGCTTTCCGTACACGGCAAGCCCTGATCGCACATTCTGTAAATAAATCATCTCGTACGGGTTGCCGAGCGACAATAGGGAGTATCGCTGATTACTCCTGTTCATCGTATCAATCAAGGTTTGATAATCGGACCATCCGAACTCACTGGCCACGTTACGGAACTGGTAAGATGCGAGAATGACGTAGTCAGCCTGTCCAATCGCCTTAAGGGCTTCATTCGTCTTCCCTTGTCCAATAAGAGAAATTTCTGTCTTCAGAGATAGGTTACTTGCAGCTTGTATCAGTTGCTTCTCGAGTTGCTTTCCCTGTTCCTGTTCAGCTGCGAGAATAACGACCCGGTCACCTTGCTGAATTTGATCCGGAAGTACACCCTCGCGGCTGGCCAATACGGTGACCGCTCTCTCTGCAATTTCCTGCTCCACCGCCCGATGCTGCTTCGATCCAATGACACCGTTAAGCTCGTTTAGCTTTTGCACCAGAGTCTGGCTGCGTTCAAACAAACCATATTTGGCTTTCAGCTCCAAAATTCGTTTTACTGAAGCATGAATGGTTTCGTCCGGGATCTTCCCGCTCTTCACCGCGTTCACCAGCGTTTGATGTGCAGCCGCCGGATCTTTTGGCATAAGGATGATATCAACACCTGCAGAAACAGCACGTTCCACGGCTTTATTCTCTCCAAAATGCTCCGCGATCGCCTTCATGGTAAATGCGTCAGAAATGATCAGACCCTCGTATCCCAACTCCCCTCGAAGCAGTCCGGTCAGCACTTTTTTGGATAAGGTTGCAGGTATGGGCACATTCTTTCCGTCTTTGAATGAAGTAACATGCTCGTTATCAATGGCAGGGAAAGCAATGTGTGCAGTCATGATCATCTCGACCCCGTTTTCAATCGCATCCCGAAATGGTTTTAATTCTACCGCATCAAGTCGCGCCCGGTTATGGGTTAGTACCGGCATACCGAGATGAGAGTCTACGGTTGTATCCCCATGCCCCGGAAAATGCTTAACTGCCGCGATCACCCCGGATTGCTGTAGACCCTTTATTGTTGCTAGACCAAGCTGCGTCACCAAATTCGCGTCTGAGCCAAACGATCGTATGCCAATGATTGGGTTGTCTGGATTGCTATTTATGTCGAGCACTGGCGCAAAGTTGATCTGTATCCCCAGTGCCTTTAGCTCTTCCCCTGTCAACTGACCAGCCGCTTCGGCCAATGCCGTATCTCCCGTTGCGCCGAGCGCCATTTGCCCCGGCAGATTCGTCCCGCCCGGTATCCGCTTAACGACGCCTCCTTCTTGGTCGATGCTAAGAAATAAAGGAATATCACCGGCTTCTCTTTGCATGTCATGTGTGAGCGTTGTCAGCTGCCTGATATCTACAATATTTTTATCGAAAAGAATAAGCCCGCCCAAATCTTGATCATGAATGCTGCGTTTCAGTCCTTCATTAACGGTCGTAGTCACTTTACCGTTCCATTGCCTAATGTCCGGCATAAGCATCTGGCCGACTTGTTCGCTTACGGTCATATAGGATATCAGCTTGTCCCAATCTTGAGTACGAATAGCCGCTTCGCGTTCGAACCGAATCACTCGTGACATAAACACAGCATATTCCGCTCGCGTGACCGTTTGATTCGGACGATAGGTACCATCCGAATACCCGCCGACCAAGCCGTTGGAGCTCAAGATGAGAATGGGTGCCTCAGCCCAATGTTGTTTCGTATCTGACCAATTGGCTGGCTGCTTGCCTTCCAAGAGTGAATACGCACGCGTAAGGAATGCCGCAGTTTCGGCGCGGCTAAGCGGTGCGTCCGGCCGGAAGGAGCCACCAGGAAATCCGCTGGCAAGTCCGTTTTTTGATGCTAATGCTATTTCCCGATAAAAGGGGTGCGTTGTCGGAACATCCGAATAAGTCGTTGTACCTTCCACCGGCTTCTCCAGCTGTTGAGGATAAAGCTCCCGCACCATAAACGTGACGGCTTGCGCCCTGGTTACCAACCCTTGGGGCTTAAATATTCCATTTCCATACCCTGCGACTGTTCCACGTTCGGCCATATACTCGATACCGTCTTCTGCCCACTTCGAATGCTGCAGATCGGTAAAACGTTCTTCCGCATCTGCACTTCCTGCCCATATGAGCATAGAACCGAGAACTGCACCAAATATCGCTATCATTTTTAGTTGCATCTTTTTCACTCCTGTTGCTGTTCTATGTAAGATAAATAGACGCTTTTGATATACGTTTTGTTGCGTTTGGTCGCTGTTTTTATCGCCCTGCTACTTATCCCCCTAAGATCACTTGACTGTTGTCGCAGCATCTAAGATAATTACAGTTTGACTAAAAAATTCCTTACTAGAGGACCATTTATTTGGAAGGGGGGATCATTATGAACTGGTTAAATGAACTCTATAAAATAAATAAGCGCGATTCAAAAAGAGAAATCGAACGATCCTTGGTTGACGCCATCTTCCGAATCTATGATCGGTTTCCTCGAATTGGCCTTAGAGAGCGAATCGGGCAGCAAGAAATGTCTCTCGATATAGCCGATGCTTATATCCATGGGCATAACGCTATGATTGAAGCTGGTGTCGGAATCGGCAAGTCTTTTGGCTACCTGATACCCAGCCTGCTCATGAATCAAATATCCCAGAAACCGGTCATTATAGCTACATCCTCCATTCAGCTTTCGGAACAGATACATAAAGATTTACGGGTCATTGGCAGTCGGTTGGGCTTTACAACGGTTCGCTCTGTCGTTGGGAAAGGTATGGGCCAGTATGCCTGTCGAAGTAGGGCCGCGGAATGGACTAGGCCTGATGATCCGAACACCTCACTGTCTACCCTTGCCCAGCGCATTTTAGATTTTGAAATTGATGAAAGAGCGGATATTAAAGCTGGAATTAGTGATGCCGAATGGTCCAATTTTTCCGTAAATGATTGCAAATTTGAACGTTGCCATCATAAAAATGCATGCTTGTTTTACGATATGAGAGCTAAATTAAATGCAAAGGCTCATGAGATTGATTTTATTATTGTGAACCAGGACCTGCTCATACGGGATTTGATGAAGAAAAAAGAAGGAACCAAGAGTATCATCTCGGAACAGCCTGCTCTGATCGTCATTGATGAAGTGCATAATCTGGAAGCAAAAGTTCGAGATGCCAGAACGCTCGAGTTCACTTATCGGGGAATCTGCCGCATACTGGATAACACTGCGCAGCTTCTCACGAAGCAGTCCGGGGATAAAAGTCTTTTTTCGCAATCCAAGTTTATAAAAAAATGTGCCCAGCGTATCTTCCAACAGATAAACGCGGATTTGCTACACCATGCCAAGCAGGATAGCGATCGTATAAAAGTGTCGGAGATCAAAGGTATACCGTTAAACCAGGTCTCGAACGATTTGAAAGATCTCAGTCTTCGCCTTTCCATTTTGACCTCCCGCCATGAGCGGGAGATTGATGACGCTTTTGAAGCTATCAACGGGCTTATTACCCTCATCCATGTTTTGGCTGAAATAGAGGATAACTATCTCATATGGGCAAGCAGTCCACTGGGAGTAGCCACGATCAGCATCTGTCCCAAAGATATAAGCCAATTTCTGAAGTACGCTTTATTTAATGGAAAGTCGCCTGTTATCCTAACGTCGGCAACACTGTGCCAAGGCGGGGAGACACTGGAGGAACAATACTCTTATTTGACGCAATCCCTCGGTTATAAGGGTGAATTTATGGATCGAAAATCCTCCCCTTTTGACTACACCAACCATACCATGATGTACATCTCGAACAAGGTTCCATATTACCACCATGATCAGCGTGAAAACTATCTTGAAGCAGCCTACAACGAATTGGTTCAACTTTGTAATTTAACACAAGGAAGAACAATCGTCCTTTTTTCAGCAAAGGAGGACATGAAGTACATTCATAAGAAGCTGATTTCGAGAACCAATGAGTATACATGGGCAGTCCATGTTCAAAAAGAAGGATCTTCCCAGGACAGTGTCATCACCGAATTCAGGAAAAGCAATGGTGTACTCCTTGGTACCGGTGTATTCTGGGAAGGTGTGAATATTGAGGGTCCCGACCTGTCACAGGTCATTATTTTCCGGCTGCCCTTCCCTGTTCCTTCGGATCCTATTTATGAATATAAGGCATCTGTAACGAAGAATCCGTTCATGGAGGTATTTGTACCGGATATGCTTCTACGGTTACGGCAAGGAACTGGACGTTTAATTCGCAGTGAAACAGATCTTGGCATACTCAGCATACTAGACTCCCGTCTCAGTACCGCGGCAAAAAAGAGTTACCGGGCACAGGTGCTGGACACACTGCCTTTCAAAGAAGTGACTGAGGATTTTTCGATTTTGGAGAAGTTTGTTCAAAAAAAGGGGATACGGCGTACGGATTGAAAGTGAAACAACCCAACCATATAACTGCTCAAATCACATGAAATAGGTCCTTCCGCCCATAATTCGGAGGGGCCTATTTCAATGCTGGAAGTAAGATATATGCTACAATATATTCCAGATCAATGAATCCCAAAGGAGGCATTTACATGGTTGAAAGACCAACTACAGAGGAGTATGCAGCTTTTTATGAAGGGTACATCCAGCTTGTTCCCGAAGGAAACATCCTCGAACGGTTAGAGCTGCAAGCCAACATCGTACAAACTTTGCTTTCATCAATGACAGAGGAGCAAGCAAATTATCGTTACACCGAAGGCAAATGGAGCGTGAAGGAAGTCATCGGCCACCTTTTGGATAACGAACGCATCATGAGCAGCCGATTGCTTCGCATCGCCAGAGGTGACAAAGCAAATCATCCTGGCTACGATCAAGACGCGCTTATGCAGAGCGATCCTTTCAACGCATATACCGTAGCCGATTTGAACGAAGAATATGCCGTTACACGCCACTCAACCATTCTTATGCTCCGCCGCCTCACACCGGAAGCTTGGCTCTGTAGAGGGATCGTCAGTGATAATCCTGCTTCAGCTCGTTCGATTGCCTATATTATGGCCGGACATGAGCTTCACCATTTATCAGTACTTCGCGATCGTTATTCGCTGGATGTGCAATTATAATCACTACTGAATAATAGCTCCGGCTTCTTCTACAATTTGAATAATGATATCGCTTGCAGATTGGTTATCTGTTAACATTCTCGTTCCCTGACCTGCCCAAAGGGCCATATACTCGGGATTATTTTGCTTAGCAGAAGCATTTCTAATCTCTCGAGTTAATGTATTTTGGGTAGGAAAGGTCAGCGACTTCATGCTGGATGCTTCCCAATGTTGTATAAAGACGTTCTTGATGCCACGCGCTGGCCGTCCAGAAAAGGCATTTGTAATTACAGTGCTTTCCTCTGTGCTATCAAGCAACGCACGTTTATATACCTCATGTGCGCCAGACTCTATTGATGTCAAAAATCGAGTCCCCATTTGCACCCCTTGTGCCCCTAAAGCGAGTGAAGCCACCAGTCCTCTGCCATCCATAATTCCTCCGGCAGCAATGACAGGAATATGGACGTGATCTACAATTTGTGGGACAAGTGCCATGGTTCCGATATTTGCTCCACTGGACTGAGATGATACATCAAAAGTTCCTCGATGCCCTCCTGCTTCACTACCTTGTGCAACAATGACATCACATCCGCGCTTTTCCGCTTGAATAGCTTCCTCTACCGTGGTGACCTTACTTATAATTTTGATGCCTAACGATTTTGCTTTCTGCACATGAGACTCGGAAAGCAATCCAAACGTTGTACTAATAATCGGAACTTTTTCGTCCAGCAAGATAGCAAACTGTTCTTCAAAATGATTGGGAGTACGTATTTCATCTTGAGTACGCTTCTTCACACCCAAAGATCCTCGAATCGGTGTCAACTCTTCATTTACTACCTCAAAATTCGTATAATGATCCGGTCCAACATGAGCAAAAATATTTATGGCAAACGGTGCTTGCGTCCGTTTTTTAATCTCATGTATGGCGCCTCTTAGTTCCTCAGGACTCATATAGGCAGCGCCTAACGTCCCTAACCCACCTGCATTAGAAACCGCAGCGACTAGGGGTGCCATGTTTGCAATACCGGCCATCCCTGCAAGAACGATTGGATAACGAATATTGAAGCTTTCACAGAACTTACTGTTTAATTGAATAGACATCGAGGTTACCTCCTCATCAATTCGGATTCCATTCTTTATAGTTTACATCGAGTTTATCCATCTTGTATAATCCGTAAATCAGATGTTATATATCATGATTTCAGATAGATTGTTTTCTAAAGGAGGGTCAACTTGGATATTCACTTGCTGGAGATTTTCATCCAAACCGCTCATGAAGGAAGTATTTCCAAAACAGCAAAAAAACTAAATTATGCTCAATCCAATGTTACACACAAAATTCAACAGTTAGAG contains these protein-coding regions:
- a CDS encoding nitronate monooxygenase encodes the protein MSIQLNSKFCESFNIRYPIVLAGMAGIANMAPLVAAVSNAGGLGTLGAAYMSPEELRGAIHEIKKRTQAPFAINIFAHVGPDHYTNFEVVNEELTPIRGSLGVKKRTQDEIRTPNHFEEQFAILLDEKVPIISTTFGLLSESHVQKAKSLGIKIISKVTTVEEAIQAEKRGCDVIVAQGSEAGGHRGTFDVSSQSSGANIGTMALVPQIVDHVHIPVIAAGGIMDGRGLVASLALGAQGVQMGTRFLTSIESGAHEVYKRALLDSTEESTVITNAFSGRPARGIKNVFIQHWEASSMKSLTFPTQNTLTREIRNASAKQNNPEYMALWAGQGTRMLTDNQSASDIIIQIVEEAGAIIQ